Genomic DNA from Desulfonema ishimotonii:
GCCGGACGGACCGGCATGGGCGCGGTGTTCGGCTCCAAAAAACTCAAGGCGCTCGCCTTTTACGGCGAACAGTCCCGGACCTTTGCAGACCCGGACGGCATCAAAGCCTATTCCCGCGCCATGCTGAAGGAACTGAAGAACCACGCCGCCACCCAGACGTACAAAACCCAGGGCACGCCCGTCATGGTGGGGGTGCTGAACAACGCAGGCGGATTCCCCACCCGCTACTGGTCTGAGGGAACCTTCGACCAGTGGGAAAAGATCGGTGCCCAGAGCCTGAAAGAGCGCTGCGATCCCAAACCCAAGTCCTGCAAAACCTGTTTCATGGCCTGCGGCAAGCGGGTCAGTGTTCAGGAGGGACGCCACAGGGGGCTGACCCTGGAAGGGCCGGAGTACGAAACCATTTATTCCTTCGGCGGCCTCTGCATGATCGACCAGATTGAGGAGATCATCTATCTCAATGACCTGTGCGACCGCATGGGGATTGACACCATCTCCGGCGGGAATCTGGCCGCCTTTGCCATCGAGGCCTCCCGCAGGGGGAAGATCAGCGGAAATTTCGACTACGGCGATCCCGAGCTGGTGGCGGAGATCCTGCGGAAAATCGTCCGGCGCGAGGGGATCGGCGATCTCCTGGCCGAGGGCATCCGACCGGCCAGCGAGGAACTGGGGCTGACCGACATTGCCGTGCATGTCAAGGGTATGGAACCGGCAGGCTACGACCCGCGTTCCCTCAAGGGCATGGGGCTGGCCTATGCGGTCAGCGACCGGGGGGCCTGCCATCTGCGCAGCACCTTTTACAAGGCCGAGCTGTCCGGCATGATCGACCCGAACCAGATTGAGGGCAAGGCCGAGATGTTCATCGACTTTGAAAGCCGATGCACCCTGTTTGACTGCCTGATCCTCTGCCGGTTTTACCGGGATTTTTACCCCTGGGAGGAGCTGGGAAAAATTATCGCCATGACCACGGGAATAGAACTGGATCAGGAGGGCCTGTCTCAGCTGGCCGCACGGGTCACGGACAACACCCGCCGGTTTAATATCCGTGAGGGGCTTACCGTGGCGGACGACCGCCTGCCCAAACGGTTTCTCAAAGAGCGCATCAAAGGCGACAGGATTGTCACCGAAGATGAGATTCAGACCCTGGTTCAGGATTACTATCACCTGAGAGGGTGGGATGCCCAGGGCATTCCACCGGCTGCGGTTTAATGAAATGAAGGAGTTGAAATCATATGAAACTTGAACCTGATCAGCGTGTGAAAATCCGGGTCGTCAGTTCGGAGTGCGATCTGATGAAGGCGGGAAGCGAGATCTTTCTGAAAGGATCGCTTATAGATTATGAAAAATCAGCGCCCATATGTGTGACGGCCCTGACGGGGATCTATCCCTGGGTGCTGACCTCCCGGTTCGGCATCAAATCGGATCACCTGGAATGGACGCCTGAGGGATACCGGGTCTGGTGTCCTGAAAAACTGGTGGAATTTGCCATTCTTCCCTGTGAAAATGATGCGGAATAGTATGACATCCCAATTTTGACGGACCTGTAAAAAGGCTGAAAAACCGTCATTCCTGCGGAAGTAAAAATCCATAAGTCTTTGAAAAAAAAGATTTCCACGTTCGCGGGAATGACGCAAAAAAGTGAAAACGACTTTTTACAAATTCATCAATTCTGGTTTTTTTGGAATAGATATTGCTTTAAACAGCAGCAAGAGACATGTGATCCCCATATTGTGAGAATTCAGTATCATCAGGGAAGGGAGGAACATAAAGACCAGAGTAACTATACGATGGCCGAATAACTGTCGCCGGGCTCCGCAGACATCTGCCCGGAACGCCGGGTGACAGCCATAAAAAATAAAAAATATATGCAAGCAGGAGGATTGAGGTTATGTCAACCGGTTCAGGACAATTAGAGAGAGTTTTATCCAAAAAAGATATCATGGCCCTCGCTTTTGGCGCGATGATCGGGTGGGGATGGGTCGTTCTCGCCGGGGACTGGGTGATGAAAGCCGGTGCCCTGGGGGCCATGCTCGCCTTTATGATGGGCGGCGTCATGGTCGTCTTTGTGGGACTCACCTACGCGGAACTGACATCCGCCATGCCCCAGTGCGGCGGCGAACACGTCTTCAGCCACCGTGCCCTGGGTAAAAACTGGTCCTTTGTATGCACCTGGGCGATTATCCTCGGATATGTATCGGTGATTGCCTTTGAAGCGGTCGCATTTCCAACGGTTCTCGAATATCTCTTTTCCTCCTCATACCTCAAGGGCTACATGTACACCGTTGCCGGTTACGATGTTTACCTGAGCTGGGTTCTGGTCGGCGCGGTCAGCTCCGTCGCCATCACAACCATCAACTATTTCGGCGTAAAGCCGGCCGCCGTGCTTCAGGGAGTGGTCACGATTATGATCGCCTGCATCGGCGTCGCCCTGTTCAGCGGCAGCGTGTTCAGCGGCAGCATTGCCAATATTGAGCCGATGATGTTTAAAGACGGCATCAGCGGTGTACTCGCCGTTGCGGTGATGACGCCCTTTATGTATGTGGGCTTTGACGTCATCCCCCAGGCCGCCGAAGAAATCAACATTCCCTTTAAGATGATCGGCAAGATCATCATCCTCTCCATCGTTATGGCGGTGGCCTGGTATGTGATGATCATCTTCAGCGTTTCCATGACGATGAGCGGTGACGCCATCTCCGCCTCCAAGCTGGTCACAGCGGACGCCATGAAGGCCGCATTCGGCGGCAGCCCCTTTGCCTCGAACCTCCTCATCATTGCAGGCATCGGCGGCATTATCACCAGCTGGAACTCCTTTTTCGTGGGCGGCAGCCGGGCCATCTACGCCATGGCCGAATCCAGAATGCTGCCCCCGGCCCTGGCCAAACTCCATCCGAAATACAAGACCCCGACGAACGCGATTATCCTCATCGGCGTCTTCTCCACCTTTGCCCCGCTGCTGGGAAGAAAAATGCTGGTGTGGCTGGTGGATGCAGGCGGTATGACCATCGTGATCTCCTACTTCCTGGTCTCCATCTCCTTTCTGGTTCTCAGAAAGAGAGAGCCGGAAATGCCCAGACCCTATAAAATCCCCTGCGGCAATTTTGTGGGCTGGATGGCCGTCATCCTGAGCTTCGGCATCATCTGCCTCTATCTCCCCGGCTTCCCCTCAGCACTGGTGTGGCCCTTTGAATGGGGCATTATCATCGGCTGGACAGCCCTGGGCATCGTCTTTTACATCTGGGCCAAGCTCCTTGAAAGCAGCGCATCTGTTTGTGAGGATGCGACTGAAATCGCTTAGGACGGTGTTGAATAAAAACGACTGACGCAGCAGGGAGTGTATGAGCGTTGCTCATGCACTCCGGACAGAACAATTGTGTAACTATTCGGTACATTTTTGAAACCCAATTGCAACTTATTGAAAATACATTCCTGAGATCATCGCTTAAAGTGGTTCCGATTTTTTCGGCCTTAATAAAATTAATCGCTTGCGATTGATGGCAAACATCTGCTGAAGCGTTACACAATCGTAATCCCAGACCCCGTGTTCAGATCGGAACACGGGGTTTTTGTATTGAATCAGGCCATTCGGGGGCTTGATTATTTGCTGATTTCATTTTAGATGATGTTGAATCTGTTTTTCTTTCCCGGGAAAAAGCGTCTCTTCCCGGTCACTGAGCCGGGATGGAAATCCGCAGTTGTATTGCCGGATGCAGGCGTTCAGGGGTATGGCAGTGTTTTAAGAAATTACAGCTTTCCGGGGGCGCAATCTGATTCCATGTTTTTCCACCGGAAGTGAATATGTTAACCGCATCTGAGAGGAGGAGATCATGAAAATTATGGTCGGATATGATGGCTCCAATGCAGGCAAAGAGGCATTGAATCTGGGGGTGAAACACGCAAAAGCCTTTAATGCTGAGATACATGTGGTGCATTCCATGAGCGGCGGGTCCGAGGAGAATCTGGCAGAGATTCAGGCGGCTGAAGAGGGGCTGGCATATGCCCAGTCCTTTTGTGACGATCTCGGTATTCCCTGCAAAACCCATCTGCTGATCCGGGGATTTTCCGCCGGAGAGGATCTGGTAAAATTCGCGGAGGAGCACAGGATTGACGAAATGGTCGTCGGTGTCCGTCGGCGTTCGCGGGTTGGCAAAATTATTTTCGGCTCCGTCGCACGCCATGTCATCATGGCAGCCCCGTGTCCGGTTGTTTCCGTAAAATAGGCGTGCCGCCGCCCGAAAGCCGATCTTTTCACCCCGCACGTCATCGCGGTGAAAGCGTGAACATGTATAGCCGCAGCGTTCGGCAGCCTGTCTTCCGAGAATCTGTTTGAAAAATGAAATATACGCCTCGGACGTTGGTTTTTTTCTGGCATGAAAAATGGTTGTGTCCTGCGATAATTGAAACGGGGCACTGTCCGTCTGACAACGCACTGATTCGGAGGCAGATCGTAAAATAAAGCCCGACGGACAGAATTTTTCAGCCAGAGCAGGACATCAAGGAGTTCTGCACAGATAAACGACCCGTTTCAGGACGGTAGAACGGGGTTACGTCCCCGTCGGATATGACCGCCGATTTATAACGTGAGAAAAATTCAGGCGGCGGGGACACCGTTTCCGCTATCGTCAGCCTTCAGATGGCGTGGGTAGTTTTATTTCACGAAATTCCCCTGCCGAAATCGGAAATCATCGGGAAGACGCTTTATATTCCTTTTGGCTGCCTCATTAAGAGACCTGATCTCTGTTTCATAAATCACAGGCGGTCTTTCCGGAAGGTTGATAATTCCGGACCGGATTTCCTGAACAGTGAGTTCTTTGCTCATCACATATCTCCTGCTGCGGTATCCTGCCATAAACAATGTGCGGAGCTGGCGGTGACAGGTTTCCGTTTTTCGGGAGCGCTCCCTGGCTCCGCACATTAGCGCAGGTTGGACAGAGCAGAGTGAAATCCGGCATGGGGTGCTGTGAATTCGGAGTTTGGCGGGGTTGGTTTCTGTCGGCGGACAAATCTTTATGGTCGGCTTTGCTTAGGGCGTTCGGCACAAATAAACTGCCCTCCGATGGTTATGCGCCCGTTTTTGGCGGGGACGTAACCCCGCCCTGCCGTTAAGTTTTATTTTCCGGCAGACTTCAGCTTCCAGAGTTTTGAATTCCTGTAGATTCCCGCCTCGCTGACATAATACGAGGCGATCTCCTGCCCCTTTATTTTCCCCAGCATTCTGCTGAGTCTGATTTTCTGGCTTCTTTTATTGCCCTGGGCCTCAGGGATCATCCGGCGCATATAATGCGAGTCAACCGCTTCCTCACCGTATTTTTCCCACCACGCATTTAAAAATCTGATCAGGGGTTTTTCTGTCTCCGTCTTTTGCAGGGATTCGGAGGCATTGTATCCGGGGCGGACAAATCTGAGCAGATCAACGCCGGTTGTCTGTTTTGTGATCCGGTTGGCGGTTTCCCGTGCCTCATGTTCGTTTGTAATGCCTGTCCGTTTTGCAAGTTCCAGAGCCATTATGAAGCGTCCGGCGCTGATATCAAACTTGCTCTCCGGTGATTTGTTCCGAAGATTTCATGTCGGTCTGATGACGCCGGGCGGCTTCGGCTTCCATTGCCGAAAATGCCCGCATGATAAAGACCGACCGGTCAATGGCAACAGCCGTATGCAAAACAGCCGAGAGCATGTTCGCACCTTCGCGGGAATATGCATAAGGATGGTATTTAACGCCCTGTAACCATTGAAAGGTCACAGATTGTGACCTTAAGAAGCTGTTTTAAAAATCCTTTCGGAGTGCAAAAGTTAAGCCCCGAAAGGGGCGATCTTTTGCAAAATCCGCGAAAAATCGGCCTTCGGCCTTAATTTTCGCACTCCTTTTCTGAGTCGCCGGTATTTTCAAAACAGCTTCCAAAGTTTCCACGTCTTCTTTAGTCAGTTGAAACCGGAAGTCATCGGGAAATCGGTCGGGATTCCGTTTTGCTGCTTCATTGACCTGTTTGGTCTTTGTTTCATAAATTTCGGCCAGATCCCTGTCCGGCATCACAGGCGGTCTTCCCGGAAGGTTGATAATTTCGGACCGGATTTCCTGAACAGTGAGTTCTTTGTTCATCATCTATCTCCTGACTGCGGTATTCTGCCATAAACAACAGACCTCCTGCAAAACTCAGTTTATGGCGATTTCCGGTAAAGAACATACCGTTCAGAAACACGGTGGGCAAAATCCGGATTACTCTGCAACAGACATAAAGCGCATATGGGGGATTTTGCCCACCCTGCCGGAGGGTATATTCATTCTTGAAAAGCACCTATGGTGATTTCAGATACAATAAAGCCGGGTTTTCAGTTTTACAGGATGTCTATTGATTTTGCGGACAGGGCGTGCGGAGTTTCCCCGCAGGTGACTGCGGGCAGGCGACCCCCGCACGCCTGCTTTTTGAAACTTACAAAACAGCGCTTCGTCTCCTTATGCGTTCCGGAGTTCAGACTTCAAGCCTGAACTCCGGTAACCGGAAGATGCACACCGCACTCTTATTCAGCACTTATGATCGGATCATCGGGAGTGCATGGGCGCCGCTCACACACTATGGTTCTCCGGGTCGGAGAACCGGGGAACAGTGGTGCGTATCCCGGAAGAATCAGGTCAGAACTTCCGGCAGCGCATATTGTTCCAAAATGGAATATCCCATTTTGGAATAAATTGGCTTAATATCCTGTATTCTTATACTATAATACATTCCGGTGTCCCAGAATGGCATGCTTCTTTTGCCATACCTGTGTCTGATCCGTTTCCCACTTTTCCCCATTTCTCATTATAATAACCTGATATTAAAATAAAAAAATATAAAATAAATTGTGAACATGATTTGGCATAATATCTGCTTTATATAAAATTAAGAAAATAAAAAAATTAAATTACGTTCATTAGAAGGATCTGGCCGGAGATTCCCGGACAGACAGCCATATCCGAATAGAAAGGCAACCGAATTTTTAAGATAAAGGAGGGATGATATGAGTATGGATAAGAGAATTCTCGTCGTCGATGATGAGCCTGATGTGGTCGCACTGATCGAAGGGCGTCTTAAAAAAGAAAAATATCAGGTAGATGTCGCATACAACGGTGTTGAGGCCATCAAAAAGGTGGAAGAGTGTATCCCGGACTGCATTGTCCTGGACGTGATGATGCCGGAGAAAGACGGATATGCGGTCTGCGCCGAACTCAAGAAAAACCCCAGATACGAGGAGATTCCCATTGTCATGCTGACTGCCGTGGCCGATCATGTCTCATCAACCCGCTACTCTCACTACGACGGGATGAGCATGGAAGCCGATGACTACATTCCCAAAGGCCCGGACTCCACAGAACAGATCGTTCAGAGCATCAGAGAGCTGCTGGCGTAGAAGAAAATTCAACCGCTGCGGCAGACAGTATCCGCAGCAGATGTAAGGGGTGGAAAGGGGAATACGCGATACGGGAAATCCCGTATCGCGTTCGTCTCATCCATGATGGCCCTGAATTTTCAACAGCGTTTTTCCCGGATTTCATCCGACGCTGCCGGATCTTGCGGGCCGGCTGATATCGTTTGTTCACTGTAAAAGCAAAATAATCCGTTTCTTCAGATAAACAACAGGTTAGCGCCAATCGCGCCACGGATGACAGGCGTGCAGTTGCCGGTGAGTGTGTGGGAGAGAATGCGGGGTTGGCCGTAATCAGGAACCCTTCAGGCAAGAAGGAGAAGATATGACAGAACCTGCAATCGAGATTCAACCCGAACGTGCCAGACCTTTTCTGCAGGAGGTCACGGAGCGATCGGGGCAGATATTAACCGCCTGCTACCAGTGCAAGCGTTGTGCCGCCGGGTGTTCGGTCGGGGATGAAACCGGTGGTTTCACCCCCAATCTGCTGATTAGGGCCGTTGTACTGGGGGATCGGGAAACGGCGCTGAACAACCCGCTCATCTGGAAATGTGTGTCCTGTTATACCTGCGGAACCCGCTGTCCCAATGACATCCAGACGGCCCGGATCACCGAAACCCTCAAAAAAATGGCAAAAGAGGCCGGCATTGAGCCGCTTCAGCCCAAGGTGGCCGATTTTCACGACGCCTTTCTGCATTCCGGTATGCGCTGGGGGCGGGTCAACGAGATGGCATTCATGGGCATGTATGAGATGAAAAACGCGCTCCGTGAGGTCCGGGAAAGCAACTATGAGGCCATCCTGGAGGAGATCCGGACGCAGGCCGAGCTGGGCCTTTCCATGTTCCGGCTCCGGCGGATGCACTTCGGCTTTCTGGCGTCCAAAGGCCGTAAAGAGATCAAGGCGCTGTACAAAAAGGCCAAGGCCAAAAAGGCGGCCCCGTCAGCGGCGAATATCTAACCCGAAAGAGGTGAATCATGGAAATAGGTTATTATCCCGGATGTTCCCTGAAACAATCCTCCGCGCTGTATGATCTGCAAAGCCGCCGGATTTTTGCCGAACTGGGCGTACAGCTTACGGAGATTGAGGACTGGAACTGCTGCGGCGCCACATCCGCCGGGAAACTGGATGATTTTATGGCGGTCGCCATGCCTGCCCGGAACATCGGCATTGCCGAAACCCAGGGATTTTCCGAAGTGGTCATCCCCTGTTCGGCCTGCTACTCTAGAACCCTGGTGGCCCAGAAACGCCTTGAGGCGAGTCCGCTCCTCAGGGCTGAGATCAACGAAAACCTCTCCAGAAAGCTCAACGGCGGCGTCAGAATCTCATCCATCCTCGAAGTCCTCATCGACCGGATCAGCGCCGGGGAACTGAAACCGAAAATCCGGCACAAGTTCAGGAGCCTCAAGCCGGTCTGCTACTATGGCTGCATGCAGACCCGCTTTCCCTTTGACGTCCCTGTGCCGGACGACGTGGAAAACCCCCAGGGCATGGAGACGGTGCTGAAGGCCGTGGGCGTCAGGGCCATTGACTGGGGCTACAAAACCGCCTGCTGCGGCGCGTCCGCCGCAGTGAACGACCCGGAAACGTCTTTCAATCTGATGGCGAAAATCATGAAGGAGGCCGTGGCGCGGGGGGCCAACTGCTTTGTCACGACCTGCCCCATGTGCCAGCTGAACCTGGATGCCCACCAGGAGAAATTCTGTCAGAAGCACGGCATTGCGGAACGCCTGCCGGTCTTTTTTATCACCGAAATCCTGGGCGCGACCATGGGAATTTCCCCGGAGGCGCTTCAGGTGGACCGGCATTTCGTGGACGGAACGACACTCTTAAAGGAGCTGGAACAAGATGAGTCAAAACAAGCAAAGTGACAAGCGCGGTTCTGTCCTGATCGCGGGCGGCGGCATCGGCGGGATGCAGGCGGCCCTTGATCTGGCGGACAGCGGGTTCAGGGTCCACATGATCCAGCGGGATTCGGCCATCGGCGGGACGATGGCGATGCTGGACAAGACCTTCCCCACGGGCGACTGTTCCATGTGCATGATCTCGCCCAAGATGGTGGAGGTGGGGCGGCATCCCAACATCGAGCTTCACACCCTGTCAGAGGTCATGTCCGTGGACGGCGAACCCGGTAATTTTTCCGTCAAAATAAAACAGCAGCCCCGGTTTGTGGACCCGGAACTCTGCACCGGCTGCGGGGCCTGCGAAAAAAAATGTCCGAAGCTGGTGGTCGGCGAGTTTGAGCAGGGCCTGAGCAAGCGCAAGGCCATCTACACCATTCTGCCCCAGGCGGTTCCCCACACGCGGGTCATTGACAAAGACCACTGCATTTATCTCACCAAAGGCAAGTGCAAGGCCTGCTCCAAATTCTGTCCCACCAACGCCATCAACTACGATGACACGGAAAAGGAGTTCGACCTCAGCGTGGGGGCCATCATTCTCAGCCCCGGTCTGGCGCGGTACAATCCTGACATCCGCGGCGAACTCGGATTCGGGCGCTGGCCCAATGTGGTCACCTCGGTTCAGTTCGAGCGGATTCTGTCGGCCTCCGGCCCGTACATGGGCGAGATCAAACGCCCCTCGGACGAGCGCCACCCCCGCAAGGTGGCCTGGATTCAGTGTGTCGGCTCCCGTGACAAGCGCAACGCCAACCCCTGGTGTTCCTCGGTCTGCTGCATGTACGCCACCAAGCAGGCGGTCATCGCCAAGGAGCATGACGGTTCCATTGAGCCGACCATCTTCTACATGGAGATGCGGGCCTTCGGAAAGGACTTTGACAAGTATGTGGACCGGGCCAAACATCAGTACGGCGTCTCCTATCGGCGGACCATGGTCTCGGAGGTGCGGGAACAGCCCGGCAGCGGGGATCTGATTCTGCGCCATGCGGCGGACGACGGCGCTCTGGTGGACGAGGTCTTTGATATGGTGGTTCTCTCGGTCGGGTTTCAGCCCCACAAGGATGTGGTGCAGTTTGCCGAAACCTTCGGCATTGAGACCAACATCCATAAATTCGCCAAAACCGGGGCGTTCACACCGGTGGAGACCTCCCGGCCCGGCGTCTACGTCACCGGCACCTTTCAGGGCCCCAAGGATATTCCCGAAACCGTGGCCCAGGGGAGCGCCGTGGCCGGACGGAGCATGGCGCTTCTGGCCGAGGCACGGGGAACGGAAATCACCATTCCCGACCTGCCGCCGGAAACGGATGTGGTGGGGAAAGCGCCCCGGATCGGTGTTTTTGTCTGTCACTGCGGGATCAACATCTCCCAGACCATCGATGTCAAACAGGTGGCCGAGGAGATCCGGGGTGAGGAAAACGTGGTCTACTCGGAAGATCTGATGTACGCCTGCGCCCCCGACGGGCAGGAGAAGATCAAGGAGCTGGTCAGAGAACATGACCTCAACCGGGTCGTCGTGGCCTCCTGTACGCCCAGGACCCATGCGCCCCTTTTCCAGGACACCATCCGGGACGCGGGCCTCAACAAGTATCTGTTCGAGCTGGCCGATATCCGGGAACAATGCTCCTGGTGCCATATGGGACAGAACGAGGCCGCCACCCGGAAGGCTGCCGATATCGTCAGGATGAACGTGGCCAAGGCCCGCCTGTTGCAGCCCGTGGAGAGCGGCTCGGTGGATGTCACCCCCGGTGCGCTGGTCATCGGCGGCGGCGTGGCCGGTATGACGACCGCACTCTCACTGGGCGATCAGGGCTTTGACGTGCATATTGTGGAAAGGGAGGAACGGCTGGGCGGTCTGGCCAATAACGTCTGCCGGACCCTGGACGGCAGCGACGTTCAGGCCTTTGTGAAAGAGAGGGTGGCCCAGGTGGAAAACCACCCTAAAATCACGGTTCACAAAGGGGCCGAGGTTCAGAACACCGGCGGGTTTGTGGGCAGCTTTCAGACCACGCTGACCAGCGGCGACACGTTTCAGCACGGGGCCATTGTGGTGGCCAGCGGCGGCGTGGAATATGAGCCGACCGAATACGGCTTCGGCGAGAGCGACCGGATTATGACACAGCGGACCCTTGAAAGGGATCTGGCCGGCGGCCTGAACCCCGCAGGCAAACACTATGTGATGATCCAGTGTGTGGGGTCGCGGGAGGAGCCGAACAACTACTGTTCCCGGATCTGCTGCCAGGATGCCATCAAAAACGCCATCTCCATAAAGGAGAAATCCCCGAAGGCCGCCGTGACAATCCTCTACCGCGATATCCGAACCTACGGCCTGCGGGAGGACTATTACCAGAAGGCCCGCGAACTGGGCGTACTCTTTGTGCGGTTTGAGCCGGACCGGAAGCCGGAAGTGAAGGTCATGGGCAATCTGATCCGGGTCCGGGCCTGGGATTATGTGTTGAACCGGGAGGTATCGCTGACGCCCGACTGTGTGGTGCTCTCCACCGGCCTGCGGCCCGACCCCTCTACGGAAAAAATCGGGGCGCAGTACAAGCTCACCCGGAACCCGGACGGCTATTTCCTGGAGGCCCACGTCAAACTCCGGCCTGTGGATTTCCCCAGCGAAGGCCTTTACGTGGCCGGTCTGGCCCACGCGCCCAAAAACCTTGATGAGACCATCAGTCAGGCTCTGGCGGCGGCCGGGCGCGCCGGGGTACTGCTCTCCCATGACAAACTGGCGATCTCCGGCATCATCTCCAAACACGACCGCGAGACCTGCATGTCCTGTCTGGCCTGCGTCCGGGTCTGCCCCTTCGGCTCTCCCTTTATCGACGAGGACGGAAAGGTCAGCCACAACGAGGCGATCTGCACGGGCTGCGGCATCTGCGCCGGTATCTGTCCGGCCAAGGCCTTTCAGGTCAACAGCTTCCGCGACGACCAGATTATCGCCATGATCGACGCAGCCACGGCACAGTGATCAGTGAACACTTAACAGTGATCAGTGACTTCTGATCGCTGAAAAAAGGAGACAATCGTATGACCGGATTACCGCAAGCGGCTGTACAGGAAGAGGGGGCTTTTGTCGAAGCGCCCCATAAGATACCGCCGGGGTGGGAACCCAATGTGCTGGCCATCGCCTGCCATTACTGTGCCTTTGCGGCGGCAGATCTGGCAGGCGTGATGCGCCTCTCCTATTCGCCCAATGTTAAGATTATCCGCCTGCCCTGTACGGGAAAACTGGACCATTCCTATGTGTTGCGGGCATTTGAGCGGGGGGTTGACGGCCTGTTCGTGGCCGGGTGACTGGAGGGACAATGTCATTTCCTGGAAGGAAATTATAACGCAAAAAAACGGGTCAGTCATCTCAGGGACCTTCTCCCTCATGTGGGCGTCAGTCCTGAACGTCTTGAAATGTTTAACCTCTCGGCGGCAATGGGTCCGAGATGGGCGGAAATCTGTATCGAGTTCACGGAGAGAATCCGGCAGCTCGGACCGTCCCCCATCTGGTTTGCATTGCAAAACGCAAGAAAGGAGTGAGGCAGAATGATTGTAGGCGAACAGAAACCATTGGAAGAGATTTGGGAAATGGTCAGGGATCATAAAAAGCTCCTGGTTTTCGGCTGCAATACCTGTGTGGCGGTCTGTCAGCAGGGCGGCAACAAGGAAGCCGAAATTCTGGCCTCACTGCTGCGGATGAAAGCCACCCAGGAGGGGGTCGATATCGAGATCACCAACTCCGGCATTGAGCGACAGTGTGAACACGAGTTCTTTGAAAAGGCCGAGAACGAGATTGCGGAGACCGAGGCGGTGCTGAGTACGGCCTGCGGCATCGGGGTCCAGTTCATGGCCGAGAAATATCCCAAGCCTATCTATCCGGGCCTCAACACCACATTTCTGGGGGCGGTGGAAGAGCTGGGGGTCTATACGGAGCGGTGTCAGGCCTGCGGCCAGTGCATTCTGGGGCTGACGGGCGGCATCTGTCCGGTGGCCCGGTGCGCCAAGCGGATTATGAACGGCCCCTGCGGCGGTTCCACAGACGGCAAATGCGAAATCAACAAGGATGTGGACTGTGCCTGGCAGCTGATTATCGACCGGCTGAAGCTGCTGGGCAAACTGGATGAACATTATGAAAAGCTGGCCCCCATCAAGGACTGGTCCTCGGACAGAGCCGGCGGACCCCGTAAACTGGTCAGGGAGGACATAAAGGTATGAGTGCAAAAGCCGT
This window encodes:
- a CDS encoding CoB--CoM heterodisulfide reductase iron-sulfur subunit A family protein, which translates into the protein MSQNKQSDKRGSVLIAGGGIGGMQAALDLADSGFRVHMIQRDSAIGGTMAMLDKTFPTGDCSMCMISPKMVEVGRHPNIELHTLSEVMSVDGEPGNFSVKIKQQPRFVDPELCTGCGACEKKCPKLVVGEFEQGLSKRKAIYTILPQAVPHTRVIDKDHCIYLTKGKCKACSKFCPTNAINYDDTEKEFDLSVGAIILSPGLARYNPDIRGELGFGRWPNVVTSVQFERILSASGPYMGEIKRPSDERHPRKVAWIQCVGSRDKRNANPWCSSVCCMYATKQAVIAKEHDGSIEPTIFYMEMRAFGKDFDKYVDRAKHQYGVSYRRTMVSEVREQPGSGDLILRHAADDGALVDEVFDMVVLSVGFQPHKDVVQFAETFGIETNIHKFAKTGAFTPVETSRPGVYVTGTFQGPKDIPETVAQGSAVAGRSMALLAEARGTEITIPDLPPETDVVGKAPRIGVFVCHCGINISQTIDVKQVAEEIRGEENVVYSEDLMYACAPDGQEKIKELVREHDLNRVVVASCTPRTHAPLFQDTIRDAGLNKYLFELADIREQCSWCHMGQNEAATRKAADIVRMNVAKARLLQPVESGSVDVTPGALVIGGGVAGMTTALSLGDQGFDVHIVEREERLGGLANNVCRTLDGSDVQAFVKERVAQVENHPKITVHKGAEVQNTGGFVGSFQTTLTSGDTFQHGAIVVASGGVEYEPTEYGFGESDRIMTQRTLERDLAGGLNPAGKHYVMIQCVGSREEPNNYCSRICCQDAIKNAISIKEKSPKAAVTILYRDIRTYGLREDYYQKARELGVLFVRFEPDRKPEVKVMGNLIRVRAWDYVLNREVSLTPDCVVLSTGLRPDPSTEKIGAQYKLTRNPDGYFLEAHVKLRPVDFPSEGLYVAGLAHAPKNLDETISQALAAAGRAGVLLSHDKLAISGIISKHDRETCMSCLACVRVCPFGSPFIDEDGKVSHNEAICTGCGICAGICPAKAFQVNSFRDDQIIAMIDAATAQ
- a CDS encoding hydrogenase iron-sulfur subunit; protein product: MPPGWEPNVLAIACHYCAFAAADLAGVMRLSYSPNVKIIRLPCTGKLDHSYVLRAFERGVDGLFVAGULEGQCHFLEGNYNAKKRVSHLRDLLPHVGVSPERLEMFNLSAAMGPRWAEICIEFTERIRQLGPSPIWFALQNARKE
- a CDS encoding methylenetetrahydrofolate reductase C-terminal domain-containing protein, with the protein product MIVGEQKPLEEIWEMVRDHKKLLVFGCNTCVAVCQQGGNKEAEILASLLRMKATQEGVDIEITNSGIERQCEHEFFEKAENEIAETEAVLSTACGIGVQFMAEKYPKPIYPGLNTTFLGAVEELGVYTERCQACGQCILGLTGGICPVARCAKRIMNGPCGGSTDGKCEINKDVDCAWQLIIDRLKLLGKLDEHYEKLAPIKDWSSDRAGGPRKLVREDIKV